A single region of the Branchiostoma lanceolatum isolate klBraLanc5 chromosome 1, klBraLanc5.hap2, whole genome shotgun sequence genome encodes:
- the LOC136435131 gene encoding beta-galactoside alpha-2,6-sialyltransferase 2-like isoform X1, which yields MRSRRPRQQLDTQGLFVVLVMATVGTVIWLCQDLLDDLTDKSYPQELLYCRLQKIPFSTISSKSLAFRRYPFRQHFPTVTLPETVHFNTCAVVSSSHAMRTHLYGKEIDAHDAVLRFNCASVKTFEEFVGSNTTLRLINSQVPSNSRRSPCKTDFWKTKSSFRQEILVMRNINSITGNFAKDKKERFGAIQNYVRYRQNFHSGAFFIHMPGFHDAVQQLQAGFCRKTGTCMKRKSSTSGFLGVLMMLHICDWVTLYEMVPSVDGQRDKREYYWDDVKVMTRDAKESTHSYSADRSIMRRLAVNGKEIDSTGRATLKGFSQVNCG from the exons ATGAGGTCCAGGCGGCCGCGGCAGCAGCTAGACACACAGGGGCTATTCGTGGTGCTGGTCATGGCGACAGTAGGGACGGTCATCTGGCTCTGTCAGGACCTCCTCG ATGATCTTACGGACAAAAGTTACCCCCAAGAACTCCTTTACTGTCGCCTTCAGAAGATTCCCTTCTCCACCATCTCCTCCAAGTCACTCGCCTTCAGAAGGTATCCTTTCAGGCAGCACTTTCCGACAGTGACGTTACCGGAAACCGTCCACTTCAACACATGCGCAGTAGTGAGCAGCAGCCACGCCATGCGGACCCATCTTTACGGGAAGGAAATTG ACGCTCACGATGCCGTCTTGAGGTTCAACTGCGCCTCTGTCAAGACGTTTGAAGAGTTTGTTGGCTCCAACACGACCCTCCGCCTTATCAACAGTCAGGTGCCGAGTAATTCACGTAGATCTCCCTGCAAGACGGACTTCTGGAAGACGAAGTCCTCGTTTCGCCAAGAAATCTTGGTCATGAGGAACATTAACTCTATCACCGGGAACTTCGCTAAAGACAAGAAGGAAAGATTTGGAGCTATCCAGAACTACGTCAG ATACAGACAAAATTTTCACAGCGGTGCCTTCTTCATTCACATGCCGGGATTTCACGACGCGGTTCAGCAGCTGCAGGCAGGCTTCTGCAGGAAGACCGGGACCTGCATGAAGAGGAAGAGCTCGACATCCGGCTTCTTGG GGGTGCTAATGATGCTGCATATCTGTGACTGGGTCACCCTTTACGAGATGGTACCGTCTGTTGACGGGCAACGGGACAAGCGGGAGTACTACTGGGATGACGTCAAGGTGATGACGCGGGACGCGAAAGAGAGCACGCACTCCTACTCCGCCGATCGATCAATCATGAGAAGACTGGCCGTAAATGGCAAAGAGATCGACTCTACAGGGAGAGCTACCTTAAAGGGCTTCAGTCAAGTCAACTGCGGCTAG
- the LOC136435113 gene encoding dapdiamide synthesis protein DdaC-like, protein MLPSAPAILKSTSQALSRAARPLLVPRARALGLAAPELVQADNLPKYNAAKLAGRPFLPGSDSKGFPATLNPIRVDFPAVFHPKAPGDADKLPLEEWGAMVREIVDRELSKTGVLLFRGLPIRTREDYARLFNGTGLPPRDYVGHAGRREQLDTNVYSSNDDPLEFTIDIHTELSFMPAPPQKVIFCCLKSPGEHGGGETPITDMRGVMRDMDSSLVERVRTRQIRYVRNIADKSRSGWNWQTNMHSEDREEVERFLTDKGFSYRWNADDSLSYWFSTDGLSEHPRSGETYWFNQLTEHNGSCFKVHPEFMNQTKDISEFPRHTSYGDGEEFSEEDMAHVREVQWKNSYGFHWRQGDVLVMDNFMVGHGRMGCNPGVKDRKIIASITKN, encoded by the exons ATGTTGCCCAGCGCTCCCGCTATCCTGAAGTCCACTTCCCAGGCCCTGAGCCGGGCGGCTCGGCCCCTCCTCGTCCCCCGGGCCCGCGCGCTGGGTCTGGCGGCGCCTGAGCTCGTCCAGGCCGACAACCTCCCCAAGTACAACGCGGCGAAGCTCGCAGGGCGCCCGTTCCTGCCGGGGTCCGACTCCAAGGGTTTCCCCGCCACGCTGAACCCCATCCGGGTGGACTTCCCCGCCGTGTTCCATCCCAAAGCGCCGGGCGATGCCGACAAACTGCCGCTGGAGGAGTGGGGAGCAATGGTGAGGGAGATTGTGGACAGGGAACTGTCAAAGACAG GCGTGCTGCTGTTCCGCGGATTGCCCATCCGAACCCGCGAGGACTACGCCCGGCTGTTTAACGGGACAGGTCTGCCGCCCAGGGACTATGTCGGCCACGCTGGCAGGAG GGAGCAGCTGGACACTAATGTGTACTCCTCTAATGACGACCCGCTGGAGTTCACCATCGACATCCACACCGAGCTGTCCTTCATGCCCGCACCTCCACAAAAG GTGATCTTCTGCTGCCTCAAGTCCCCAGGCGAACATGGCGGCGGTGAGACGCCCATCACGGACATGCGCGGTGTGATGCGCGACATGGACTCCTCCCTGGTGGAGCGTGTGCGCACGCGCCAGATTCGCTACGTGCGCAACATCGCGGACAAGTCGCGCAGCGGCTGGAACTGGCAGACCAACATGCACAGCGAGGACCGCGAGGAGGTCGAGCGCTTCCTGACCGACAAGGGCTTCTCGTACCGCTGGAACGCCGACGACTCGCTCTCCTactg GTTCAGCACGGATGGGCTGTCCGAGCATCCCAGGAGCGGGGAGACATACTGGTTCAACCAGCTGACCGAGCACAACGGCTCCTGCTTCAAGGTCCACCCCGAGTTCATGAACCAG ACCAAGGACATCTCGGAGTTCCCGCGCCACACCTCCTACGGCGACGGCGAGGAGTTTTCGGAAGAGGACATGGCACATGTGCGGGAGGTGCAGTGGAAGAACTCGTACGGCTTCCACTGGCGccagggagacgtgctggtgaTGGACAACTTCATGGTGGGGCACGGCAGGATGGGCTGCAACCCCGGCGTCAAGGACAGGAAGATCATCGCCAGCATCACCAAGAACTGA
- the LOC136435131 gene encoding beta-galactoside alpha-2,6-sialyltransferase 2-like isoform X2: MRSRRPRQQLDTQGLFVVLVMATVGTVIWLCQDLLDDLTDKSYPQELLYCRLQKIPFSTISSKSLAFRRYPFRQHFPTVTLPETVHFNTCAVVSSSHAMRTHLYGKEIDAHDAVLRFNCASVKTFEEFVGSNTTLRLINSQVPSNSRRSPCKTDFWKTKSSFRQEILVMRNINSITGNFAKDKKERFGAIQNYVSGAFFIHMPGFHDAVQQLQAGFCRKTGTCMKRKSSTSGFLGVLMMLHICDWVTLYEMVPSVDGQRDKREYYWDDVKVMTRDAKESTHSYSADRSIMRRLAVNGKEIDSTGRATLKGFSQVNCG, translated from the exons ATGAGGTCCAGGCGGCCGCGGCAGCAGCTAGACACACAGGGGCTATTCGTGGTGCTGGTCATGGCGACAGTAGGGACGGTCATCTGGCTCTGTCAGGACCTCCTCG ATGATCTTACGGACAAAAGTTACCCCCAAGAACTCCTTTACTGTCGCCTTCAGAAGATTCCCTTCTCCACCATCTCCTCCAAGTCACTCGCCTTCAGAAGGTATCCTTTCAGGCAGCACTTTCCGACAGTGACGTTACCGGAAACCGTCCACTTCAACACATGCGCAGTAGTGAGCAGCAGCCACGCCATGCGGACCCATCTTTACGGGAAGGAAATTG ACGCTCACGATGCCGTCTTGAGGTTCAACTGCGCCTCTGTCAAGACGTTTGAAGAGTTTGTTGGCTCCAACACGACCCTCCGCCTTATCAACAGTCAGGTGCCGAGTAATTCACGTAGATCTCCCTGCAAGACGGACTTCTGGAAGACGAAGTCCTCGTTTCGCCAAGAAATCTTGGTCATGAGGAACATTAACTCTATCACCGGGAACTTCGCTAAAGACAAGAAGGAAAGATTTGGAGCTATCCAGAACTACGTCAG CGGTGCCTTCTTCATTCACATGCCGGGATTTCACGACGCGGTTCAGCAGCTGCAGGCAGGCTTCTGCAGGAAGACCGGGACCTGCATGAAGAGGAAGAGCTCGACATCCGGCTTCTTGG GGGTGCTAATGATGCTGCATATCTGTGACTGGGTCACCCTTTACGAGATGGTACCGTCTGTTGACGGGCAACGGGACAAGCGGGAGTACTACTGGGATGACGTCAAGGTGATGACGCGGGACGCGAAAGAGAGCACGCACTCCTACTCCGCCGATCGATCAATCATGAGAAGACTGGCCGTAAATGGCAAAGAGATCGACTCTACAGGGAGAGCTACCTTAAAGGGCTTCAGTCAAGTCAACTGCGGCTAG
- the LOC136435095 gene encoding complement component C6-like, giving the protein MMNGRNKTVSFLLALTVLVASLETGQSWRRRRRRRAPPPPPLPQNCAVTDWNAWGACSASCGGGTHTRTRTVIVPAAHGGTPCPGLQDTQPCNTVTCPVDCQVGRFGDWSVCDPCLKTQSRYSPLVRPSQFGGSPCTKPLVETRGCSSNKTCPLTSGCTSGQFKCVTTDRCVPASFRCNGDDDCGDQSDEHECPDVQDLCKGKTVEGLIPNIDIAGSGYNVLTEELSGQVLDNSKYGGQCRTVYSGDHGKTFRLPHNTQFYRFQVVADTSFRAEQFSSSKQFYQDTTANSQRDIHAGGSASFSVFSASAEVASSQSHGNHDVIRSSQASDSALFTVSNQVELAQFRMNGDNNFILTDSFYRALEELPVVYSYAEYKKLIVDFGTHYVSAGKLGGQYRYAYRYNRRNLTESGLSDEEQKSCLSVEAKASFLGISAGGGYKKCQDNRLSQQAAGSFTLAARDSVSFVKGGKSETAGSLAYANRPMIDEYKAWLDDVKNNPAVISVELYPVSELVAGVSLAAVKKRHLERALVQYLDEFHPCKCAPCRNNGKAVLIGTACECVCAEGTYGTSCEKVADPSLAVKDVDGNWGCWAGWSVCSARCGGGASGRKRACDNPVNSGGGQFCTGDNLDSKTCNVFACGGPGTTLFPEPPPTPGPRTGGKLPAGQVAAVFVLAVIACLAVVGAVLAYRFGRRRRGPLSSLRNATRGLSETRPLVNT; this is encoded by the exons ATGATGAACGGTCGAAACAAAACTGTTTCTTTTCTACTCGCTTTGACCGTGCTGGTCGCGAGTTTGGAGACCGGACAGAGTTGGAGGCGACGCCGGCGGAGGAGAGCCCCACCCCCGCCGCCACTCCCGCAGAACTGCGCGGTGACGGACTGGAACGCGTGGGGAGCGTGCTCGGCAAGCTGTGGCGGCGGTACGCACACCCGCACCCGCACCGTAATCGTACCAGCTGCACACGGGGGGACTCCGTGTCCTGGGCTGCAGGATACACAg CCGTGTAACACCGTGACGTGTCCTGTGGACTGTCAGGTGGGGAGGTTTGGGGACTGGTCGGTCTGTGATCCATGCTTAAAGACACAG TCCCGGTACTCTCCGCTAGTCCGACCGTCGCAGTTCGGCGGTTCTCCCTGCACGAAGCCGCTGGTGGAAACCCGagggtgcagctccaacaaaACCTGTCCTCTGACCTCGGGATGCACCTCGGGGCAGTTCAAGTGTGTCACAACAG accGCTGTGTTCCCGCTAGTTTCCGGTGTAACGGTGATGACGACTGTGGGGACCAGTCAGACGAACACGAGTGCCCGGATGTACAGGACCTGTGCAAGGGGAAAACTGTGGAGGGCCTGATACCAAACATCGACATCGCCGGGAGTGG GTATAACGTCCTGACTGAGGAGCTGAGTGGACAGGTCTTGGACAACTCCAAATATGGCGGCCAGTGCAGGACTGTTTACAGTGGAGACCACGGGAAAACCTTCCGCCTGCCACATAACACCCAGTTCTACAGGTTCCAG GTTGTTGCGGACACGTCCTTCCGTGCTGAACAGTTCAGCAGCTCCAAACAGTTTTACCAGGACACCACCGCCAACAGCCAGCGGGATATCCACGCAGGCGGGTCAGCGTCCTTCTCG GTATTCTCAGCCAGTGCTGAAGTCGCCAGTAGCCAGTCCCATGggaaccatgacgtcatcaggtCCAGCCAGGCCTCGGACTCCGCCCTGTTCACGGTGTCCAATCAGGTCGAGCTTGCGCAGTTCAGGATGAACGGTGACAACAACTTCATTCTGACGGACAGCTTCTACAG AGCGCTAGAAGAGTTGCCGGTGGTGTACAGTTACGCGGAGTACAAGAAGCTGATAGTTGATTTCGGGACGCACTACGTGTCAGCGGGCAAGCTGGGCGGACAGTACCGGTACGCGTACAGGTACAACCGCCGCAACCTCACCGAGTCTG GTTTGAGCGATGAGGAGCAGAAGTCGTGCCTCAGCGTAGAAGCTAAGGCGTCGTTCCTGGGCATCAGCGCCGGCGGCGGGTACAAGAAGTGTCAAGACAACCGGCTGTCTCAGCAGGCCGCGG GAAGCTTCACCCTCGCCGCCCGTGACAGCGTGTCCTTTGTGAAAGGTGGGAAGTCCGAAACGGCCGGGAGCCTGGCTTACGCCAACCGACCAATGATTGACGAGTATAAGGCTTGGTTGGATGACGTCAAGAACAACCCAGCAGTTATCTCCGTTGAG CTGTACCCAGTGTCGGAACTGGTCGCCGGCGTGTCCCTGGCAGCCGTGAAGAAGCGCCACCTAGAGCGCGCCCTGGTGCAGTACCTGGACGAGTTCCACCCGTGCAAGTGCGCCCCCTGCCGGAACAACGGCAAGGCGGTGCTGATCGGGACGGCCTGCGAGTGCGTCTGCGCAGAGGGGACATATGGCACATCCTGTGAGAAAGTGGCCGATCCCAGTCTGGCGG TTAAAGACGTTGACGGGAACTGGGGGTGCTGGGCCGGCTGGTCGGTCTGCTCGGCCCGGTGCGGCGGCGGGGCCAGCGGGAGGAAACGGGCCTGCGACAACCCGGTCAACTCCGGCGGGGGACAGTTCTGCACGGGGGACAACCTGGACTCCAAAACCTGTAATGTTTTCGCCTGTGGCGGACCAG GCACTACGCTGTTTCCGGAGCCTCCCCCCACCCCGGGTCCCCGGACCGGTGGCAAGCTTCCCGCGGGACAGGTCGCGGCTGTGTTCGTACTGGCTGTGATCGCCTGCCTGGCTGTGGTCGGCGCCGTGCTGGCCTACCGATTCGGCCGGAGGAGACGAGGTCCTCTCAGCAGCCTGCGCAATGCCACCCGTGGTTTGAGCGAGACTAGGCCGCTTGTGAACACATAG